Proteins from a genomic interval of Paenibacillus sp. RC334:
- a CDS encoding penicillin-binding transpeptidase domain-containing protein, producing the protein MVKRIKLRTLLIGGCITLFFLVLLLKVFWIQVVSGEYWHNQVVTQVERDQVIQPKRGTITDRKGNVLAADAPAYTVVVNPSIIQEYDLENEVVAKLHQLLKTPEDELRKHLSAKDKDGKYLKNREIRNGGWKVDPELKAQVDTFKEYLKDKYEVIGAVDTVQESKRYYPENKLASHVLGYYRKDGTAGMGLEAYYNKELSGTAGKLLYQRDRKGVPLQGSESIYEPAQNGKNLKLTIDDTIQYYIEGAMQEAIATYNPKTMTVVAADPKTMDVLGMASYPNFNPNTYGSTSSMEYFRNNATQSIYEPGSTFKIVTLAAAVQEKVFNPNETYQSGMIRVGGWDIRDVSRNWGTLTYLQGVKRSSNVGFVHLGLDKLGGERLRKYINNFGFGVKTGIDLPSESSGAITFHTQYKSEVATAAYGHGRVQVTPIQQVAAISAIANGGKLMQPHLVKEITNPDTGEVQTIQPKEVRQVISQESALQTSSYLEQVVSDQEIGTGRLAYIDGYRVAGKTGTATKVVGKVYDHSKDVVSFIGFAPVNDPKIAVLVVMDEPNKSVGGGTAAAPVFKKIVSQSLQYMGVPKTGAKANKSDSAAVKTVNLPTVPQLTGQVKKDAQNALLKQGIAYETVGKGSKIVRQYPEAGVKMKPGQRIYLLTEDSANMTIPDFTGVSLRDTLQVLTLMKVGVQVSGEGYVVSQKAQMVSGKRIVNVTLQPAKETVTGVKPEETPDSTTDVASNQKGSTAKTSTDSKTDTTASASSSRETSKGGSSAVADEKSAAAIKGEDN; encoded by the coding sequence ATGGTCAAAAGAATAAAGCTTCGCACACTGCTGATAGGGGGATGTATTACCCTCTTTTTTCTTGTTCTGCTACTTAAGGTATTTTGGATTCAGGTCGTGAGCGGGGAATACTGGCATAATCAGGTAGTTACGCAGGTGGAAAGAGACCAGGTGATCCAGCCCAAGCGCGGAACGATTACGGATCGCAAGGGAAATGTACTGGCTGCAGATGCCCCTGCTTATACGGTAGTGGTCAACCCGAGCATCATTCAGGAATATGATCTGGAAAACGAGGTCGTAGCCAAACTGCATCAGCTGCTAAAAACACCTGAGGACGAACTGAGAAAGCATCTCTCGGCCAAGGACAAAGACGGTAAATATTTAAAAAACCGCGAGATCCGTAACGGAGGTTGGAAGGTAGATCCTGAGCTCAAAGCACAGGTGGATACGTTCAAAGAATATTTAAAGGATAAGTACGAAGTGATTGGAGCTGTGGACACGGTTCAGGAATCCAAACGCTATTATCCGGAAAATAAGCTGGCTTCTCATGTTCTTGGCTATTACCGTAAAGATGGTACAGCAGGCATGGGGTTGGAAGCCTATTATAATAAAGAGCTCTCGGGCACGGCCGGAAAGCTTCTTTATCAGCGGGATCGAAAGGGAGTTCCTCTTCAGGGATCGGAGAGCATCTATGAACCGGCACAAAATGGTAAGAATTTAAAGCTGACGATTGATGACACAATTCAGTATTATATAGAGGGCGCTATGCAGGAAGCTATTGCAACATACAATCCTAAAACGATGACGGTTGTAGCCGCAGATCCCAAAACGATGGACGTTCTCGGTATGGCAAGTTACCCCAATTTCAATCCCAATACATACGGGAGCACATCTTCAATGGAATATTTCCGTAATAATGCGACTCAGTCCATCTATGAGCCAGGCTCCACGTTTAAGATTGTAACCTTGGCTGCCGCAGTTCAGGAAAAGGTGTTCAATCCAAATGAAACCTATCAGTCTGGTATGATCCGAGTCGGGGGATGGGATATTCGTGACGTGAGTCGAAATTGGGGAACGTTAACCTATCTTCAAGGGGTCAAGCGTTCAAGTAACGTCGGTTTCGTCCATCTGGGGCTGGATAAGCTGGGCGGCGAAAGGTTGAGGAAATATATTAACAACTTCGGATTTGGTGTGAAAACAGGTATTGATCTTCCGAGTGAGTCTAGCGGAGCCATTACGTTCCACACCCAATACAAATCCGAAGTCGCAACGGCTGCATATGGACACGGACGTGTTCAGGTAACGCCAATCCAGCAGGTAGCGGCTATCTCGGCAATTGCTAACGGTGGTAAGTTGATGCAACCTCATCTGGTGAAGGAAATTACGAACCCGGATACAGGGGAAGTACAGACGATTCAACCGAAGGAAGTCCGCCAGGTGATTTCGCAGGAATCGGCATTACAGACCAGCAGCTATCTGGAGCAGGTCGTGTCTGACCAAGAAATTGGAACCGGGCGTCTTGCTTATATTGATGGGTACCGTGTTGCTGGTAAAACAGGTACAGCGACGAAAGTTGTGGGCAAAGTGTATGACCATTCGAAGGATGTCGTGTCCTTTATCGGCTTTGCACCCGTGAATGATCCGAAAATAGCTGTTCTGGTTGTTATGGATGAACCTAACAAATCGGTAGGTGGAGGTACGGCAGCAGCCCCTGTGTTCAAAAAAATCGTATCCCAGTCGCTGCAATATATGGGAGTTCCCAAAACAGGAGCCAAAGCGAATAAATCAGACAGTGCTGCTGTGAAAACGGTGAATCTGCCGACAGTGCCACAATTAACCGGTCAGGTGAAGAAGGATGCGCAAAACGCATTGCTCAAACAGGGGATTGCCTATGAAACGGTCGGCAAAGGCTCCAAAATTGTCCGCCAGTATCCGGAGGCAGGCGTCAAAATGAAGCCGGGACAACGCATTTATTTGCTGACTGAAGATAGTGCCAACATGACCATTCCAGACTTTACAGGCGTCTCGTTGCGTGACACGCTGCAAGTGTTGACGCTCATGAAGGTGGGCGTTCAGGTAAGCGGCGAAGGTTATGTTGTCTCGCAAAAGGCACAAATGGTGAGTGGCAAGCGGATCGTCAATGTGACGCTCCAGCCGGCTAAAGAAACCGTGACCGGAGTAAAGCCGGAGGAAACACCGGACTCAACTACCGACGTAGCATCTAACCAAAAAGGCAGTACAGCGAAAACGAGTACCGATTCAAAAACCGATACCACTGCGAGTGCAAGCTCAAGCAGGGAGACTTCCAAGGGTGGGAGCTCCGCTGTAGCCGATGAAAAAAGTGCGGCTGCAATTAAAGGTGAGGATAACTGA
- a CDS encoding stage V sporulation protein D: MKKSNVTMRRRLVWGLLGLFVLFAALSVRLAYVQLGKGGELSAKAEESWRRNIPFAAKRGEILDRQGTALTYNVTSPTVMAIPVQIKEPEETARRLAPLLDMSEDKVLKLITKRTASQKLQPGGRKITMEKAQQIRDLKLPGIVVAEDNKRYYPYGDLAAHILGFTGIDNQGLTGVEKKNNSKLRGIDGSIAYLSDAGGRLMPGSSEKYVEPKDGLNLQLTIDKSVQSIMERELDQAMVKFQANSALAIAMNPKNGEILGMAGRPGYEPALYKQYAPEIYNRNLPIWMTYEPGSTFKIITLAAALEEKKVNLKNDHFFDPGYIEVGGARLRCWKKGGHGSQTFLQVVENSCNPGFVTLGQRLGKESLFKYIRNFGFGSKTGIDMIGEGNGILFKLPQVGPVELATTAFGQGVSVTPIQQVTAVSAAINGGNLYKPHITKGWVQPETGKVLEKVEPELVHRVISEDTSRQVREALESVVAKGTGRPAFIEGYRVGGKTGTAQKVINGRYSSSEHIVSFIGFAPADDPQIVVYTAVDNPKGIQFGGVVAAPIVQNILRDSLLALKIPPRTNQIAKEYKYGENRIDTVPDLVGATVADLYEDMNMNFMLVKSGSGKTVVSQAPKPGSRLERGSTIRIYMGD; encoded by the coding sequence TTGAAGAAATCTAACGTGACCATGCGGCGCAGGCTGGTATGGGGGCTGCTGGGATTGTTTGTACTGTTTGCAGCCTTGTCGGTCCGGCTCGCCTATGTTCAATTGGGTAAAGGGGGCGAACTCTCGGCCAAGGCCGAGGAATCGTGGCGCCGGAATATACCTTTTGCCGCCAAACGCGGCGAAATTTTGGATCGGCAAGGTACGGCGCTGACCTATAATGTCACTTCGCCGACAGTCATGGCGATACCGGTGCAGATCAAGGAGCCGGAAGAAACGGCGCGCAGGCTGGCGCCCTTGCTTGACATGAGCGAGGATAAAGTGCTCAAGCTGATTACCAAACGAACAGCAAGCCAAAAACTTCAGCCCGGCGGACGAAAAATTACGATGGAGAAAGCGCAGCAAATTCGTGATTTGAAGCTGCCGGGTATCGTTGTTGCTGAAGACAACAAACGTTATTATCCTTATGGCGATTTGGCAGCTCATATTCTCGGGTTTACGGGAATTGATAATCAGGGGTTGACGGGGGTAGAGAAAAAGAACAACAGCAAGCTTCGCGGTATTGACGGAAGCATTGCGTATCTATCCGATGCAGGCGGTCGCCTGATGCCCGGTTCTTCTGAGAAGTACGTTGAACCAAAGGATGGTCTGAACTTGCAACTGACCATTGATAAGTCTGTACAGTCTATCATGGAACGGGAGCTTGACCAGGCTATGGTCAAATTCCAGGCTAATTCCGCGTTGGCCATCGCAATGAACCCCAAGAATGGGGAGATATTGGGCATGGCCGGGCGACCAGGCTATGAGCCTGCGCTATACAAACAATATGCACCTGAAATTTACAATCGAAATCTGCCGATTTGGATGACATATGAACCAGGCTCTACTTTTAAAATTATTACTTTGGCCGCTGCATTGGAAGAAAAGAAGGTCAATCTCAAAAACGATCACTTTTTCGATCCGGGTTACATTGAAGTTGGCGGGGCTCGCCTGCGCTGCTGGAAAAAAGGAGGCCACGGCAGCCAGACCTTCCTTCAAGTCGTGGAAAACTCCTGTAATCCAGGCTTTGTGACACTGGGTCAGCGTCTAGGTAAGGAATCGCTGTTCAAGTATATTCGCAATTTTGGGTTCGGCAGCAAAACGGGCATTGACATGATTGGTGAGGGGAATGGTATTTTATTTAAGTTACCCCAGGTAGGACCGGTAGAGCTGGCGACAACTGCCTTTGGTCAAGGGGTATCTGTCACTCCGATTCAGCAGGTGACGGCTGTGTCGGCTGCGATCAATGGCGGCAATCTGTATAAACCTCACATTACAAAAGGCTGGGTTCAACCAGAGACAGGCAAGGTGCTGGAAAAAGTAGAGCCTGAACTGGTGCACAGAGTCATTTCAGAGGATACCTCCCGACAGGTGAGGGAAGCGCTCGAGAGCGTCGTTGCGAAAGGCACAGGCCGTCCCGCTTTTATTGAGGGTTACCGGGTGGGAGGCAAAACAGGCACAGCGCAAAAGGTGATCAACGGACGTTATTCATCCTCGGAGCATATTGTATCCTTTATCGGTTTTGCCCCGGCGGATGATCCACAAATTGTTGTCTATACCGCTGTGGATAACCCAAAGGGCATTCAATTCGGCGGGGTAGTCGCTGCGCCAATCGTGCAAAATATTTTGCGGGATTCGCTGCTTGCTCTGAAAATACCACCTCGTACCAATCAGATTGCCAAGGAATACAAGTACGGGGAAAATCGAATTGATACGGTGCCGGATTTGGTAGGTGCCACTGTGGCTGATTTATACGAAGATATGAATATGAACTTTATGCTCGTAAAATCCGGGTCAGGCAAGACGGTTGTCAGTCAGGCACCAAAGCCAGGCTCCCGGCTGGAGCGGGGATCAACAATCCGTATATATATGGGGGATTGA
- the spoVE gene encoding stage V sporulation protein E, producing MKQSRPAPDIWLFVCILSLLAIGMVMVYSAGAVLAFHEYGDSYYFVKRQLLFAGLGLVAMYFTARTDYRIWQKYAKVVLLICLALLVGVLIPGIGVVRGGARSWLGISSFGIQPSEFMKLGMILFLARWLSRPDYDINSFTRGLLPPLGLMGLAFGLIMLQPDLGTGTVMMGASMLIVFTAGARMKHLGLLALTGAAGFAALIAAAPYRLQRITAFLDPWSDPLGAGYQIIQSLYAIGPGGLAGLGLGMSRQKYSYVPEPQTDFIFSILAEELGFIGGMTVLALFLVLVWRGMRIAITIPDTYGSLLAVGIVGMVAVQVVINIGVVIGLMPVTGITLPLISYGGSSLTLMLTALGILLNLSRYAR from the coding sequence ATGAAGCAATCTCGTCCGGCGCCGGATATATGGCTTTTCGTCTGTATTTTGAGCTTGTTAGCCATCGGCATGGTTATGGTATACAGTGCGGGCGCCGTCCTCGCTTTTCACGAGTACGGGGACTCCTACTATTTTGTAAAGCGGCAGTTGCTGTTCGCCGGGTTAGGTCTTGTGGCGATGTACTTCACTGCCCGAACAGACTATCGGATCTGGCAGAAGTATGCCAAGGTCGTGCTGCTGATTTGTCTCGCGTTGCTGGTTGGCGTACTCATTCCAGGCATTGGTGTAGTAAGAGGCGGGGCACGAAGCTGGCTCGGTATCAGCTCTTTTGGCATTCAGCCATCCGAGTTTATGAAGCTGGGTATGATTCTTTTTCTCGCCCGCTGGCTCAGCCGCCCGGATTATGATATTAATTCCTTTACTCGCGGCCTGTTGCCCCCGCTTGGACTCATGGGACTGGCCTTTGGCCTGATTATGCTCCAGCCCGATTTGGGTACAGGCACGGTGATGATGGGGGCGTCCATGCTAATCGTATTTACGGCAGGCGCACGCATGAAGCATCTGGGCTTGCTGGCATTAACGGGAGCGGCGGGATTTGCGGCCCTGATTGCGGCAGCCCCTTATCGGCTCCAGCGGATCACTGCGTTTTTGGACCCATGGTCCGATCCGCTTGGCGCAGGTTATCAAATTATTCAATCGCTGTATGCCATTGGACCTGGTGGGCTGGCAGGCTTGGGGCTTGGCATGAGCCGCCAGAAATACAGCTATGTTCCCGAGCCGCAGACGGACTTTATTTTTTCGATTTTGGCGGAGGAGCTTGGCTTTATCGGTGGAATGACAGTGCTGGCGCTCTTTCTGGTTCTCGTGTGGAGAGGAATGCGCATCGCTATTACCATCCCGGATACTTACGGCAGTTTGCTTGCTGTAGGCATTGTGGGAATGGTTGCCGTACAGGTGGTCATTAACATAGGTGTCGTAATCGGCTTAATGCCGGTGACAGGAATAACACTGCCCTTAATCAGCTACGGAGGCTCTTCTCTGACGTTGATGCTAACAGCGCTGGGCATTTTACTAAATTTATCACGTTATGCGAGGTGA
- the murD gene encoding UDP-N-acetylmuramoyl-L-alanine--D-glutamate ligase gives MNHPDTYRDQEVIIIGLAKSGVQVAKVLHQAGAKLTVNDKKDREQCPEASELEALGISVLCGSHPEGLIHPGVKLVVKNPGIPYTAPPVQKAVELGIEVVTEVEVAYHLCKAPMIGITGSNGKTTTTTWVGKLLEASGMKPIVAGNIGTPLCEAAVDARSDEWMVVELSSFQLKGTKDFKPAVACLLNVAETHLDYHGDMKDYVASKARLFANQTAADTAVLNWDDPVCRELVPYTKAKLLPFSMTERLQEGLFADPPYIPDVTDDIERSIVYRDASGVVHPIIGVAEIGLPGRFNVENALAACAIAIAAGAEPSGLAEPLSAFRGVEHRLEYVGEHAGAAYYNNSKATNSKATMMALSSFKQPIVLIAGGLDRGSDYAELVPSLQEGVKAVVLLGETRHKLADRARQAGIERVEVVDNGEDAAATLVEAVNKAAKLAELGDVVLLSPACASWDMFRSYEERGRIFKEAAHKL, from the coding sequence ATGAACCATCCAGACACATACCGAGATCAAGAGGTCATCATTATAGGCCTGGCCAAAAGTGGCGTGCAAGTCGCCAAGGTACTGCATCAGGCCGGGGCCAAGCTGACAGTCAATGATAAAAAAGACAGGGAACAATGTCCCGAAGCTTCTGAATTAGAGGCTTTGGGAATTTCCGTTTTATGTGGCAGTCACCCGGAAGGGCTAATCCATCCGGGAGTGAAGCTGGTTGTCAAAAATCCGGGTATTCCTTATACGGCCCCGCCAGTGCAAAAAGCTGTCGAACTGGGCATTGAGGTCGTGACCGAGGTCGAGGTCGCCTATCATCTATGCAAAGCGCCGATGATCGGGATTACTGGCTCGAATGGGAAAACGACCACAACCACTTGGGTAGGTAAGCTGTTAGAGGCATCCGGTATGAAGCCGATCGTGGCTGGTAATATCGGCACGCCATTATGTGAGGCCGCTGTGGATGCCAGGTCGGACGAGTGGATGGTGGTGGAACTGAGCAGTTTTCAGTTAAAAGGAACAAAGGATTTCAAACCTGCTGTAGCCTGCTTGCTGAACGTGGCTGAAACCCATCTGGACTATCATGGGGACATGAAGGACTATGTTGCGTCCAAGGCGCGTCTGTTCGCCAATCAAACGGCGGCTGATACTGCGGTATTGAACTGGGATGATCCTGTTTGCCGGGAGCTTGTGCCCTATACCAAAGCGAAACTGCTTCCGTTCTCGATGACAGAACGTTTGCAGGAAGGGTTGTTCGCTGACCCGCCATACATACCGGATGTGACGGATGACATTGAACGCAGCATCGTATATCGCGATGCCAGTGGTGTGGTGCATCCAATTATAGGCGTGGCCGAAATTGGCCTTCCGGGCCGCTTTAATGTGGAAAATGCCCTCGCCGCTTGCGCAATTGCAATTGCCGCAGGAGCGGAACCGTCTGGATTGGCTGAACCGCTAAGCGCTTTTCGTGGAGTGGAACATCGGCTCGAATATGTTGGAGAACATGCCGGAGCAGCTTATTACAACAATTCCAAAGCCACCAATTCCAAAGCGACGATGATGGCGTTGTCTTCCTTCAAGCAACCCATTGTACTAATAGCTGGAGGACTGGATCGTGGTTCGGATTATGCCGAGCTTGTACCCTCCTTGCAAGAGGGTGTAAAGGCTGTTGTGCTGCTGGGCGAGACTCGGCATAAGCTTGCAGATCGGGCACGTCAGGCCGGAATAGAGCGTGTCGAGGTCGTCGATAATGGGGAGGACGCCGCCGCTACGCTCGTGGAGGCTGTGAACAAGGCAGCTAAACTTGCTGAGCTGGGAGATGTTGTATTGCTCTCACCCGCGTGTGCAAGCTGGGATATGTTCCGGTCCTATGAAGAGCGTGGACGTATTTTTAAAGAGGCGGCGCATAAATTGTAA
- a CDS encoding UDP-N-acetylmuramoyl-L-alanyl-D-glutamate--2,6-diaminopimelate ligase: protein MQLQQLASLLAASRIVGDGTVDCRGIGADSRRVQQGDLFLCLPGFTVDGHDYAQQAVASGAAALVVERELNVPVPQLIVKDARYAMAILADYMFDSPSRRMRMIGVTGTNGKTTITYLIEKILNDAGVNTGLIGTIQMRYGGQSYPMSGTTPEAVELQRYLGNMAEQGVQCCAMEVSSHALEQGRVKGTDFRTAIFTNLTQDHLDYHNTMEEYRAAKGLLFSRLGNTFSRDASDSKYAVLNEDDPASSYFQAITAAQVITYGVEKKSDVQASHIAVGAKGTSFHVSTFKGDTDIELRMVGKFNVYNALAAITAALLEGVALADIKHSLESIAGVDGRVEPVDAGQPFAVIVDYAHTPDGLENVLRTVKEFAVGKVWCVFGCGGDRDRTKRPLMGKIAAQYSDHAFITSDNPRTEDPEAILKDIKQGLIDEGIPAERYELIVDRRAAIHKAVEMASPDDVVLIAGKGHETYQLIGKTVHEFDDRIVAKEAIRGLSK, encoded by the coding sequence ATGCAGCTTCAACAATTGGCTTCACTGCTGGCTGCCTCCCGCATTGTGGGGGACGGTACAGTGGACTGCCGAGGAATCGGGGCGGACTCACGCCGGGTACAGCAGGGAGATTTATTTCTGTGTCTGCCCGGTTTTACGGTTGACGGACACGATTATGCGCAGCAGGCAGTTGCGTCCGGGGCGGCGGCTTTGGTTGTGGAACGGGAATTGAATGTACCTGTGCCACAACTTATAGTCAAGGATGCCCGGTACGCAATGGCGATTTTGGCGGATTATATGTTTGATTCACCGAGCCGCCGCATGCGCATGATCGGCGTAACCGGAACGAATGGCAAAACAACCATAACTTATCTAATTGAAAAAATCTTGAACGATGCCGGAGTGAACACTGGACTGATCGGCACTATTCAAATGCGTTACGGTGGTCAGTCCTACCCTATGTCCGGTACCACACCCGAGGCGGTGGAACTGCAACGCTATCTTGGCAATATGGCGGAGCAAGGGGTCCAATGCTGTGCAATGGAGGTATCTTCACATGCACTGGAGCAAGGGCGCGTGAAAGGAACTGATTTTCGCACCGCTATTTTTACGAACCTGACGCAGGATCATCTGGACTACCATAACACGATGGAGGAGTACCGTGCGGCTAAAGGGCTGTTATTTTCCCGATTGGGGAATACCTTCTCGCGGGATGCGTCGGATAGTAAATATGCTGTTCTGAATGAGGATGACCCGGCCTCATCCTATTTTCAGGCCATAACTGCCGCCCAAGTGATTACATACGGCGTGGAAAAGAAGTCGGATGTGCAGGCATCCCATATCGCTGTAGGTGCCAAGGGAACATCCTTCCATGTCTCTACTTTTAAAGGAGATACCGATATTGAGCTGCGAATGGTGGGCAAGTTCAATGTGTATAACGCATTGGCAGCCATCACGGCCGCTTTGCTGGAAGGAGTGGCTCTGGCTGATATCAAGCACAGTCTGGAGTCCATAGCAGGCGTAGATGGGCGGGTAGAGCCTGTAGACGCAGGTCAGCCATTTGCGGTTATCGTAGACTATGCCCATACACCGGATGGACTGGAAAATGTGCTTCGCACCGTTAAGGAGTTTGCAGTTGGCAAAGTATGGTGTGTATTCGGGTGCGGCGGGGACCGGGATCGTACGAAACGTCCTTTGATGGGGAAAATTGCTGCTCAATACAGCGATCATGCTTTTATTACCTCGGATAATCCGCGGACAGAGGACCCGGAAGCCATTTTGAAAGACATCAAGCAAGGGCTGATTGACGAAGGTATACCCGCAGAACGCTACGAGTTGATCGTAGATCGTAGAGCTGCTATTCATAAAGCTGTTGAAATGGCAAGCCCTGACGATGTAGTATTGATTGCGGGAAAAGGTCATGAGACCTACCAGTTGATCGGAAAAACGGTGCATGAATTCGATGACCGCATCGTAGCCAAAGAAGCGATAAGGGGTTTATCCAAGTGA
- the rsmH gene encoding 16S rRNA (cytosine(1402)-N(4))-methyltransferase RsmH has protein sequence MFHHITVLKEEATQALNIRQDGIYVDCTLGGAGHSSVIASQLGPEGRLIAFDQDDWALNNAREKLSAYEGKISLVKSNFRHLQDRLAELGLPEKDGVPQVQGILFDLGVSSPQFDEGERGFSYNHDAPLDMRMDQSSSLTAYEIVNEWPEAEIARILFHYGEEKFSRRIAKIMVERRKNKPIHTTGELVDIIKEGIPAAARRTGGHPAKRSFQALRIAVNDELGALEDTLHQAVKCLAPGGRISVITFHSLEDRICKHIFKEYLARSIYPSDLPILEDKMIGDLKLVNRKPIVASEQELELNPRSRSAKLRVAEKL, from the coding sequence TTGTTTCACCACATTACCGTACTCAAGGAAGAAGCAACACAGGCACTAAACATCAGGCAGGACGGGATCTATGTGGACTGCACGTTGGGAGGGGCAGGACACAGTTCCGTCATTGCGTCACAGCTTGGCCCTGAGGGAAGGCTGATTGCCTTTGATCAGGATGACTGGGCATTGAACAATGCGCGCGAGAAGCTGTCGGCCTACGAAGGAAAGATTTCATTGGTGAAATCCAACTTTCGCCACTTGCAGGACAGGCTGGCCGAACTGGGATTGCCCGAAAAAGACGGCGTCCCGCAGGTCCAGGGTATTTTGTTCGATCTGGGTGTGTCCTCGCCCCAGTTCGATGAGGGGGAACGGGGATTCAGCTACAATCATGATGCGCCGCTTGATATGCGGATGGATCAGAGTAGCTCGCTGACGGCTTACGAGATTGTCAATGAATGGCCAGAAGCAGAGATTGCGCGTATTTTGTTTCACTACGGAGAAGAGAAGTTTTCACGCCGGATCGCAAAGATTATGGTTGAACGTCGAAAGAACAAGCCTATTCACACAACAGGGGAACTTGTCGATATTATCAAAGAAGGAATTCCGGCTGCGGCACGCAGAACCGGGGGACATCCGGCCAAACGCAGCTTTCAGGCTTTGCGGATCGCTGTAAACGATGAGTTGGGTGCACTGGAAGATACTTTGCATCAGGCAGTAAAATGCCTGGCTCCAGGGGGCAGAATTTCGGTCATTACGTTCCATTCTCTGGAGGATCGGATATGCAAGCATATTTTCAAGGAGTATTTGGCGAGAAGCATATATCCATCTGATTTGCCTATTTTGGAGGACAAAATGATAGGCGATCTGAAGCTGGTGAATCGTAAGCCGATTGTGGCATCAGAGCAGGAATTGGAGCTTAATCCACGGTCCCGGTCAGCCAAGCTGAGAGTTGCCGAGAAATTGTAA
- the mraZ gene encoding division/cell wall cluster transcriptional repressor MraZ produces the protein MFMGEFQHSIDEKGRLTVPAKFRELLGALFVVTRGLDQCLFVYPMDEWAVMEKKLKALPLMKADARAFTRFFFSGATECELDKQGRVNLPGNLCEYAKLSKECVVLGVSTRVEIWSKHTWEQYFSQSEEAFNDIAEKLVDFNFEL, from the coding sequence ATGTTTATGGGGGAGTTCCAACATAGCATTGATGAGAAGGGTCGGCTTACTGTTCCGGCCAAGTTTCGTGAACTTCTCGGTGCCTTGTTCGTGGTTACCCGCGGGCTGGACCAATGCCTCTTCGTGTATCCCATGGATGAGTGGGCTGTCATGGAGAAAAAACTTAAAGCACTGCCTTTGATGAAGGCCGATGCCCGGGCGTTTACCCGTTTTTTTTTCTCGGGCGCGACTGAATGCGAATTGGACAAACAGGGCAGGGTAAATTTACCGGGGAATTTGTGCGAATACGCCAAGCTTAGCAAAGAGTGCGTCGTATTGGGAGTGTCCACCCGGGTAGAGATTTGGAGCAAGCACACTTGGGAGCAATATTTCAGCCAATCAGAAGAAGCATTTAACGACATTGCTGAGAAATTGGTTGATTTCAACTTTGAATTGTAA
- the mraY gene encoding phospho-N-acetylmuramoyl-pentapeptide-transferase, whose product MDIQLLLLTIVVSFILAVIAAPILIPLLRRMKFGQQVRDDGPQSHLKKTGTPTMGGIVILVAFTLTFLKFSAIKNTDFYVLLVATLGFGLIGFLDDYIKIVFKRSLGLTARQKLFGQLLFSGIMCWLLISNDHSTAIGIPGTSWSFDWSGWFYYPFIVIMMLAISNAVNFTDGLDGLLSGTSAIAFGAYAIVAIQATSLPAAVCSAAMIGAVLGFLVYNAHPAKVFMGDTGSLGIGGAIGAIAIVTKSEILFIIIGGVFVIEMLSVVLQVASFKTRGKRIFKMSPIHHHFELSGWSEWRVVITFWAVGLLLAGLGLYLNKGL is encoded by the coding sequence ATGGATATTCAATTATTACTGCTGACGATCGTCGTATCGTTTATACTGGCGGTCATTGCCGCTCCAATACTCATTCCGCTGCTGCGGCGAATGAAATTCGGCCAGCAGGTCCGGGATGACGGGCCGCAAAGCCATCTTAAAAAGACGGGTACGCCTACTATGGGCGGAATCGTTATTCTGGTGGCTTTTACGCTGACCTTTCTTAAATTTTCGGCGATAAAAAATACGGACTTTTACGTCCTGCTGGTCGCTACGCTTGGTTTTGGGCTGATCGGCTTCCTGGACGACTATATCAAAATTGTTTTCAAGCGTTCGCTCGGACTGACTGCCCGTCAAAAGCTATTCGGGCAATTGCTGTTCAGTGGAATCATGTGCTGGCTTCTGATTAGTAACGATCATAGCACTGCCATTGGCATTCCGGGAACTTCCTGGTCGTTTGATTGGAGCGGCTGGTTCTATTATCCGTTCATCGTCATTATGATGCTGGCGATTAGCAACGCCGTCAATTTCACAGATGGACTGGACGGGCTGCTGTCCGGTACCAGTGCGATTGCCTTCGGTGCTTATGCCATCGTAGCGATTCAAGCAACCTCGCTTCCGGCTGCGGTTTGCTCAGCGGCCATGATTGGTGCTGTACTTGGCTTTCTTGTATATAACGCGCATCCGGCCAAGGTATTTATGGGCGATACAGGCTCGCTGGGAATCGGAGGCGCTATAGGTGCCATCGCTATCGTCACCAAAAGCGAAATTTTGTTCATTATTATTGGTGGTGTATTTGTAATTGAAATGCTGTCCGTAGTTTTGCAAGTAGCTTCCTTTAAAACACGTGGCAAACGCATTTTCAAAATGAGCCCGATTCATCATCACTTCGAGCTGTCCGGCTGGTCCGAATGGCGAGTTGTTATTACATTCTGGGCTGTAGGACTGCTGCTGGCAGGACTCGGACTTTATCTCAACAAGGGGTTGTAG